GGCAAGGTGCTGACGGGTCTTGCCCGCCGCATTGACAAGTCGGTCAACGGCATCGCCGTCAACAATGCTGCAGATATAGACACGGCGCTTGCCGCATTGCTCGGCTGATATATTCAAGGAACGAGGGACGCACATGCTTGATTTGACCGGCCGCAAGGCCTTGGTAACCGGCGCATCCGGCGGCATCGGTGAAGAAATTGCCCGGCTCCTGCACAAGCAGGGCGCCATCGTCGGCCTGCACGGCACGCGCGTCGAAAAGCTGGAGGCGCTGGCCTCCGAACTCGGCGATGGCGTCAAGATCTTCCCGGCCAACCTGTCGGACCGCGATGAAGTCAAGGCGCTCGGCGCCAAGGCGGAAGAGGAGCTCGGCGGCGTCGATATCCTCGTCAACAATGCCGGCATCACCAAGGACGGCCTCTTCGTACGCATGAGCGACGAGGACTGGGACGCCGTGCTGGAAGTCAATCTGACCGCCGTCTTCCGCCTGACGCGGGAGTTGACCCATCCGATGATGCGCCGGCGCTACGGCCGCATCATCAACATCACTTCCGTCGTCGGCGTGACGGGTAATCCGGGTCAGGCGAACTATTGCGCCTCCAAGGCCGGCATGATCGGCTTCACCAAGTCGCTGGCGCAGGAAATCGCCACCCGCAACGTCACGGTCAACTGCGTTGCGCCGGGCTTCATCGAAAGCGCGATGACGGGCAAGCTGAACGACAAGCAGAAGGAAGCCATCATGGGGGCGATCCCCATGAAGCGTATGGGCACGGGTCAGGAAGTCGCTTCCGCCGTCGCTTATCTCGCTTCCTCGGAGGCGAGCTATGTCACGGGGCAGACGATCCATGTCAACGGCGGCATGGCGATGATCTAAAGGAATTGCTATTGGGGGGAACTTTCCCCCAATAGCATGTTGAGCAACCCGGAGCCGGCTATTTTCTGGCTTTGCGACGGACTTAAACCGTGTTAAGCGGGCCATGACTGTGAACAGTCGTCCGGAAAATTCAGGCGGACTGGGCCACATTCAAGGCGCTGGACCGGATCTCAATGCCGGGTTGAACGGGTTTGCCAGCGGCGTCGGAACAGATGCTGCAGGTTTGAATTAGGGTAGGGATGTCACAAGGCATTCTCATCAGGATATAAGGTCGAGGAAACCGACATGAGCGATATCGCAGAACGCGTAAAGAAAATTGTTGTTGATCATCTTGGCGTTGACGCCGACAAGGTTGTTGAAAGCGCAAGCTTTATCGACGATCTGGGTGCGGACTCGCTCGACACCGTCGAACTGGTCATGGCCTTCGAAGAAGAATTCGGCGTTGAAATTCCGGACGACGCTGCTGACTCGATCCTGACGGTCGGCGACGCGGTAAAGTTCATTGAGAAGGCTCAGGCCTAATCTTTCGCGCTTTTTGACGGGGCGGGCTGAAGAGTCCGCCCTATTTCGTCCGGCGACGCCGGGCGAAGCAAGTTTATACGCATATCATCATAAAAAGACGGGGGTCTGCGGGCGATGAGACGTGTCGTTATCACGGGTACCGGCATGGTATCACCTTTGGGCTGTGGCACTGAGGTGTCCTGGACGCGTTTGCTCGCTGGGCACAATGGTGCACGCCTCGTGACTGAATTCGAGGTCGAAGACCTCGCGGCAAAGATTGCCTGCCGCATTCCTGTCGGCGACGGCACCGACGGCACGTTCAATGCTGACGATTGGATGGAGCCGAAGGAACAGCGCAAGGTCGATCCCTTCATCATCTATGGCATGGCGGCCGCCGACATGGCGCTGGCCGATGCCCGCTGGCACCCGGAAACGGATGAAGACCAGATTGCCACGGGCGTCATGATCGGCTCGGGCATTGGCGGCCTCGAAGGCATCGTCGAAGCCGGCTATACGCTGCGCGACAAGGGGCCGCGCCGCATCTCGCCCTTCTTCATCCCCGGTCGTCTCATCAATCTCGTCTCCGGTCAGGTTTCCATCCGTCACAAGCTGCGCGGCCCGAACCACGCGGTCGTCACCGCATGCTCGACCGGCGCGCACGCGATCGGCGACGCTGCTCGTCTGATCATGCTCGGCGATGCCGATGTTATGGTGGCAGGCGGTGCCGAAGCTCCGGTCTGCCGCATTTCGCTTGCGGGCTTTGCTGCCTGCAAGGCGCTGTCGACGGACTTCAACGATACGCCGCAAAAGGCCTCGCGCCCCTACGACCGCGACCGTGACGGCTTCGTCATGGGCGAGGGCGCCGGCATCGTTGTTCTTGAAGAACTGGAGCACGCCAAGGCGCGCGGCGCCAAGATCTATGCAGAAGTCGTCGGCTACGGCCTCTCGGGCGACGCGCATCATATCACCGCTCCGTCCGAAGACGGCGAAGGTGCTTTCCGCTGCATGACATCAGCGCTGAAGCGCGCCGGCCTGACGCCTGATGATGTCGACTACATCAATGCCCATGGCACATCGACCATGGCCGATACGATCGAACTCGGCGCTGTCGAGCGGCTGGTCGGCAATGCCGCGTCGAGGATTTCCATGTCGTCCACCAAGTCGGCAACGGGTCATCTTCTTGGCGCTGCCGGTGCCATCGAAGCGATCTTTGCGACGCTCGCCATTCGTGACAACGTCGCCCCGCCCACGCTCAATCTGGATAATCCGGAGCGCGAGACCGCCATCGATCTCGTTCCGCACAAGGCCCGCAAGCGCGAAATCAACGTTGCGCTGTCGAACTCCTTCGGCTTCGGCGGCACGAATGCGTCGCTTGTCCTGCGCCGTTATGAGGCTTAATAACAACGCGTAACTGTTGGGGTGAGGGTGCCTTGCGGCAATCTCGCCCGCATCCTTGATTGTTGCTGCGCCTTCGTCTTTCTCGGGAATGTGGTGCGGGAACGCCTGATCGGTCGAAGTCGGAGCCTGGAGCTCCGCCTTATCTTCTGAACCTGCTTTTTGCCGCATTGCTTGGCCAAAGAGCAGGCAATGACAAAAAGGAAGGGATTGCCGGTGAGCGATACGAACCAGAGCAACGGAACTCCGAACGGGCAGAAAGGACCGATTATCCCGAAATCGGCGAATGAAGCCCTGCGTCCGGAGCGTGTTCCGGATCCGCCGAAGCGTTCGCGCAAAGCCCGCAGCCAGATGGTCATCTTCCTGAACTTTCTGATGACGCTTGCGGTTTTCGTCGCCGTTGCCGCCATCGGCGGCGCCTATTACGCGTTTTCGATCTATCAGGGTCCCGGTCCTCTGACGACCAACACCAATTTCATCGTGCGCAATGGTGCTGGCCTCAGCGAGATTGCCAACCGCCTGGAATCCAATAACATCATCACCGATCAGCGCATCTTCCGCTGGTTGACGGCCACCTATCTGCATGATGGTGAAACGCTTCGCGCCGGCGAATACGAAATCAAGGCCGGCGCTTCCATGAAGGACATCATGGAGCTGCTGAAGTCCGGCAAGTCGATCCTCTATTCGGTTACTTTGCCGGAAGGGCTTACGGTGCGGCAGATGTTCAACAAGCTGCAGGCGGATGTCGTGCTGGAGGGCGATCTGCCGTCAGCCCTGCCGCCGGAAGGCAGCCTGAGGCCGGACACCTATAAGTTCACGCGCGGCACGAAGCGCACCGAAATCGTTCAGCAGATGGTGGCGGCACAGACCAAACTGGTCGATCAGATCTGGGAGAAGCGCGATTCAAGCGTCCAGCTGGCGAGCAAGCAGGATTTCATCACGCTGGCTTCCATGGTGGAGAAGGAAACCGGCGTGGCGGACGAACGCGCCCATGTCGCTTCCGTCTTCCTGAACCGGTTGGGCAAGGGTATGCGCCTGCAGTCCGACCCGACGGTCATCTATGGCCTCTTCGGTGGTGAAGGAAAGCCGTCCGATCGCCCGATCTACCAGTCCGACCTGAAGAAGGACACGCCTTATAATACCTACCTCATCAAGGGCTTGCCGCCGACGCCGATCGCAAATCCGGGCAAGGATGCTCTGGAGGCGGTCGCCAACCCCTGGAAGACGCAGGACCTCTATTTCGTGGCGGATGGCACCGGCGGACATGTCTTCGCCGCGACGCTGGACGAGCACAATGCCAATGTCAGGCGCTGGCGCAAGCTGGTTGCCGAGAAGGGCGAAGATCCCAGCGCCATTGCCGTTGATGGTCAACCCGACGATGCTGCCATAGCCCCCGGTTCGGGCGCGCAGCAGAAGAAGAAGACCAACTAATCCTCACCGCACCGTGGTCTGCACAGAGAGCCCGGCGCGGATTCACTTTACATTGGCCCGTAATCCGAAGATTTTCGATGGATTGGGGATAGGAACTATCGGAGGCTTGCATGGCGTTGCAGTCCATGACCGGCTTTGCCCGGCGTGAGGGAACGAGTGGTCGTGGCCGCTGGGCATGGGAACTGCGCTCGGTAAACGGCAAGGGGTTGGATATCCGCCTGCGCTTGCCGCCGGGCCTGGAGCGCCTCGAAACCGATGTCCGCAAGTCGATCGCGGATCGGCTCTCGCGCGGCAATCTTCAGGTCAGCCTGTCGCTCTCGGTGGAAGAAAGCCGTGTCGAGATCGTCGTGAACCAGGATGCGCTGACGGCGGTCCTGGCGCTGCGCGATCAGCTGGCCGGCATCGTCGATCCCGCTCCGCTGCGCCTGGAAAGTCTGATGGCTGTGCGCGGCCTGGTGGAATTCAAGGAAGCCGAGGAAGACGAGGACGTTGTCGCCGCGCGCGACACAGATATCATGGCCGGCCTCGAGGCGGCACTCGCCGATCTCCGCGACATGCGCCGGCAGGAGGGCGATGCACTCGGCAAGGTTCTGCTCGGTCATGTCGCGACGATCGAGGCGCTGACATCAACGGTCGAGCGTGACCCTTCTCGTTCCCCGCAGGAAATTGCCGCGAAACTGGCGACGCAGGTTTCGATGCTTCTGGATGGCTCGTCGGGCCTTGATCGTGACCGGCTCCACGCCGAAGCTGCCCTTCTTGCCACCAAGGCCGATCTGCGCGAGGAGATCGATCGCCTGAAGGCCCACGTGGCGGCGGCGCGCGATCTGATATCCAAGGGCGGCCCTGTCGGCCGCAAGCTCGATTTTCTTGCACAGGAATTTAACCGGGAATCGAATACCATCTGTTCGAAATCGAATGCAGCGGCCGTGACAGCCGCCGGCATCGAGCTGAAAGTGGTAATCGACCAGTTCCGCGAACAGGTCCAGAATTTGGAGTAGGCCATGAAGCCGGCGACATCCACATCCATTCCGATCGCCCGCCGGGGGCTGATGCTTGCCATCTCCTCGCCCTCGGGAGCCGGCAAGTCGACGATCGCGCGCACACTGCTCGACAAGGACAAGCAGGTGAGCCTCTCGGTCAGCGTCACGACGCGGCAGCGCAGGCCGAGCGAGATCGAAGGCGTGCACTATCATTTTGTCTCGCAGCGCGAATTCGAGCGTCTGCGCGATTCCGACTCCTTGCTCGAATGGGCCGAGGTGCACGGCAATTTCTACGGCACGCCACGCGAGCCTGTGGAGACGGCGATGTCGGAAGGCCGTGACATGCTCTTCGACATCGACTGGCAGGGCGCCCAGCAGTTGCAGGAGAAGATGCCGGCTGATGTCGTCTCAATCTTCGTGCTTCCGCCGACCATGACGGAGCTGCAATCGCGGCTGCATCGCCGCGCAGAGGATTCCGAAGAGGTCATCGCCATGCGTCTCGCCAATTCCCGGGCCGAGATCGCTCACTGGCGCGAATATGATTATGTCATCGTCAATGACGACCTGAACATTGCTTTCGATGCCGTTCAGTCGATCGTCAAGGCCGAACGCCTGCGCCGTGACCGTCGGCACGGCATGTTCGATTTCGTTCGGGACCTGCTCGAAGAGACGCCGAAGCTCTAAGCTTACAGGCAATTCGCCAGCCGGCAGAATTCTTCCACCGAAAGCGTTTCGGCGCGGCGCTGCGGGTCGATATCGGCTTTTAGCAGTAGGGCTTCGCCGCCAAGCGGCTTCAAGCTCTGTCGCAGCATCTTGCGGCGCTGACCGAAGGCGGCCTGGGTCACCTTCTCCAGCTTGTCGACGGCGCAAGGGATAGGGTTTTCCCTCGGCGTCAGATGCACCACGGTCGAGGTCACCTTAGGCGGCGGCGTGAAGGCCTGTGGCGGTATGTCGAAAGCCATGCGGGCCTCTGCCCGCCAGCCGCAGAGCACGCCGAGCCGGCCATAATGATCGTCATCCTCCTGCGCCACGATCCGCTGGCCGACTTCCTTCTGGAACATCAGGGTCAGGGATTGCCAGAAGGGCGGCCATTGGGCCGACAGAAGCCAGTTCACCAACAACTGCGTCCCAACATTATAGGGCAGGTTTGCGATGATCTTGACCGGCCCTTGCGGGACAAGGGCGGCGAAATCCGTCTTCAACGCATCGCCTTCGATCACCTCCAGCCGGCCGGGATAGTGATCGGCGATTTCCGCCAGAGCCGGCAGGCAGCGCGCATCGCGTTCGACGGCGATGACCTTGGCCGCTCCGAGCGCCAGGATGGCGCGCGTGAGGCCACCCGGTCCAGGGCCAACTTCGAAGACGGTGACGCCTTCGAGCGATCCGGCTGCGCGCGCGACCTTCTGGGTCAGATTGAGATCGAGAAGGAAGTTCTGGCCAAGCGCCTTGCGCGCATCGAGGCCGTGGCGTTGAATTACATCGCGAAGGGGCGGCAAGCCATCGAGAGCGGCCATCAGGGATTGTTTCCGGTCTTGCTGCTGATTTCGCTGGCCAGCTTCAACGCAGCGACAAGGCTGTCTTCCTTGGCAATACCCTTACCGGCGATGCCAAAAGCCGTGCCGTGATCCGGAGACGTGCGGACAAAAGGTAAGCCGAGCGTGACATTGACGGAATCGTCGAAGCCGAGCGCCTTGGCCGGGATCAATGCCTGATCGTGATACATGCAGATGGCGACATCGTAACGCCGGCGGGCGTCGTCATGAAACATGGTGTCGGCGGGCAGGGGGCCGAATGCGTCGATGCCCTCGGAGCGGAGCCTGTCGATCGCAGGCCATACGATTTCGTCGTCTTCCTTGCCGAGCGCGCCATTCTCTCCCGCATGCGGATTGAGACCGGCAACGGCAAGGCGCGGCTTGGAGATGCCGAAACGGACGCGGAGGTCGCGATCGGTAATCCGGCATGTCTCGGCGATCAGATCGGAGGTCAACGTTTCAGGCACCTCCTTCAGCGAGATATGGATGGTGACTGGGATCGCGCGAAGCTTCGGACCGGCAAGCAGCATGACCGGCATGACCGGCTTTCCAGTGGCGCGGGTTGCAAGATCCGCCAGGAATTCCGTATGGCCAGGAAAGCCGAAACCGGCATCATAGAGCACCGATTTGGCGATAGGATTGGTGACGACTGCGGATGTCCGGCCACTCATGCTGAGGGAAACGGCCGTTTCGATGGCGGCAATCGTGCCTTTTGCGGTCGCCACATGCGGCTCGCCGGCGATGACATCCATGCCAGCCTCGATCGGCAGGATCGGCAGCGCATCGGGAAAGATATTACAGGCATTCGCCGGATCGGCGGTCGCAAGCGGTACGGTCAGGCCGAGCTGAGAAGCTCGCGCCGCAAGCACGGCGGCATCGCCAAGAAACAGGAAGGGTGGCAGATCAAGCTCGCCGCGGCGAAGCCAGGCGGCGAGGGTGATGTCGGGACCTATGCCAGCCGGATCCCCCTGTGTGAGCGCGAGGGGGAGGGAAGAGCGCCGTGGCATCGTCAATCAGCGATAGACGATCTGCGCCTTGGAGCGCAGCTCATCCATATACTTCTTGTCATTGGCGCTCACACCCGTTGCCTTGTCCTTACCGATATCCTCGGCACGGAACACGGCAGCGGCGGCGACGTCATCATTCACCTGACGTTGCGAGCAAATGGCAACATATTCGACGCCGCGATCGGTTACGATCGGCGTGGTCGTGTTGCCGGAAGCCTTCTCCAGGAGCGGCTTCCACATTTCCGGAACTTCTGGTGCAAGGACGCGGCCAAGGTCCTGGACGGAGACGTCACGCATGGTCGCGGCGAAGACCTTTGCCTGGTCGCAGCCCGGGAACTTCGACCGCGATGCTTCCGCTTCCGCCTTGCGCTGGTTCAAAATGGCGTTCCGCTTTGCAGCCGGAACGACGAAGACGATCTGCTTCAGGAAATATTCCGTCGTGACCGGCTTCGTCTTGTTTTCCGTCATGCGCGTCACGAGATCGTCGTTCGACATGCGGCTTCTTGCGCCGAAACGTGCATTGACGACCCGCGGCCAGCTCATGGAAACGGCGATATAGGATTTGAAGTGATCAACGCCGACACCGGCCTTTTCGAGAATCTGGCTAAGCTGTGCCGGTGTCATCTTGTTGCTGGAGGCGAAACGGCCGAAGGCGGCATCGACGTCCGTCGTCGAAACGGACATGCGCAGGCGGGAGATCTCCGCGCGCTTCAGCGTTTCGTCGACGAGCTGCTCCTTGGCAAGCTTGTTCAGATCGCCTTTCTGGCGCTGCAATTTGAGAAAGGCGACGCGCCTGGCTATGTCGCCGGATGTGATTACCTGGCTATTGACGAGGACTTTCACTTCGCTTGCTGCGAAAGCAACATCGCCGCTCGGCACGGCGAAGCTCGCCATAACCAAGGCCGCGGCTCCGAACAACAGAGCGCGCATCGGTGTCTTTCCAGAAAACATCAATTACCCCTTCCCAAAGGTATTTCCTGCCAGCATAGCGCTGTTTTGGTGCGTCTGTCGCGCAATACGGCAACTTCGCGCCACATGTCTACATCAAGCGCGATGAATTGCAAAATCCTTGCGGCGAAACAATGACACAACAGCGCCGCGCGTCACATGTGACGAGCAAAGGTCGCTGCAGCATTTTAAAACTGCCAC
The Rhizobium sp. 11515TR DNA segment above includes these coding regions:
- the fabG gene encoding 3-oxoacyl-[acyl-carrier-protein] reductase, whose protein sequence is MLDLTGRKALVTGASGGIGEEIARLLHKQGAIVGLHGTRVEKLEALASELGDGVKIFPANLSDRDEVKALGAKAEEELGGVDILVNNAGITKDGLFVRMSDEDWDAVLEVNLTAVFRLTRELTHPMMRRRYGRIINITSVVGVTGNPGQANYCASKAGMIGFTKSLAQEIATRNVTVNCVAPGFIESAMTGKLNDKQKEAIMGAIPMKRMGTGQEVASAVAYLASSEASYVTGQTIHVNGGMAMI
- a CDS encoding acyl carrier protein, with amino-acid sequence MSDIAERVKKIVVDHLGVDADKVVESASFIDDLGADSLDTVELVMAFEEEFGVEIPDDAADSILTVGDAVKFIEKAQA
- the fabF gene encoding beta-ketoacyl-ACP synthase II, with the protein product MRRVVITGTGMVSPLGCGTEVSWTRLLAGHNGARLVTEFEVEDLAAKIACRIPVGDGTDGTFNADDWMEPKEQRKVDPFIIYGMAAADMALADARWHPETDEDQIATGVMIGSGIGGLEGIVEAGYTLRDKGPRRISPFFIPGRLINLVSGQVSIRHKLRGPNHAVVTACSTGAHAIGDAARLIMLGDADVMVAGGAEAPVCRISLAGFAACKALSTDFNDTPQKASRPYDRDRDGFVMGEGAGIVVLEELEHAKARGAKIYAEVVGYGLSGDAHHITAPSEDGEGAFRCMTSALKRAGLTPDDVDYINAHGTSTMADTIELGAVERLVGNAASRISMSSTKSATGHLLGAAGAIEAIFATLAIRDNVAPPTLNLDNPERETAIDLVPHKARKREINVALSNSFGFGGTNASLVLRRYEA
- the mltG gene encoding endolytic transglycosylase MltG is translated as MSDTNQSNGTPNGQKGPIIPKSANEALRPERVPDPPKRSRKARSQMVIFLNFLMTLAVFVAVAAIGGAYYAFSIYQGPGPLTTNTNFIVRNGAGLSEIANRLESNNIITDQRIFRWLTATYLHDGETLRAGEYEIKAGASMKDIMELLKSGKSILYSVTLPEGLTVRQMFNKLQADVVLEGDLPSALPPEGSLRPDTYKFTRGTKRTEIVQQMVAAQTKLVDQIWEKRDSSVQLASKQDFITLASMVEKETGVADERAHVASVFLNRLGKGMRLQSDPTVIYGLFGGEGKPSDRPIYQSDLKKDTPYNTYLIKGLPPTPIANPGKDALEAVANPWKTQDLYFVADGTGGHVFAATLDEHNANVRRWRKLVAEKGEDPSAIAVDGQPDDAAIAPGSGAQQKKKTN
- a CDS encoding YicC/YloC family endoribonuclease, with the translated sequence MALQSMTGFARREGTSGRGRWAWELRSVNGKGLDIRLRLPPGLERLETDVRKSIADRLSRGNLQVSLSLSVEESRVEIVVNQDALTAVLALRDQLAGIVDPAPLRLESLMAVRGLVEFKEAEEDEDVVAARDTDIMAGLEAALADLRDMRRQEGDALGKVLLGHVATIEALTSTVERDPSRSPQEIAAKLATQVSMLLDGSSGLDRDRLHAEAALLATKADLREEIDRLKAHVAAARDLISKGGPVGRKLDFLAQEFNRESNTICSKSNAAAVTAAGIELKVVIDQFREQVQNLE
- the gmk gene encoding guanylate kinase; the protein is MKPATSTSIPIARRGLMLAISSPSGAGKSTIARTLLDKDKQVSLSVSVTTRQRRPSEIEGVHYHFVSQREFERLRDSDSLLEWAEVHGNFYGTPREPVETAMSEGRDMLFDIDWQGAQQLQEKMPADVVSIFVLPPTMTELQSRLHRRAEDSEEVIAMRLANSRAEIAHWREYDYVIVNDDLNIAFDAVQSIVKAERLRRDRRHGMFDFVRDLLEETPKL
- the rsmA gene encoding 16S rRNA (adenine(1518)-N(6)/adenine(1519)-N(6))-dimethyltransferase RsmA; translated protein: MAALDGLPPLRDVIQRHGLDARKALGQNFLLDLNLTQKVARAAGSLEGVTVFEVGPGPGGLTRAILALGAAKVIAVERDARCLPALAEIADHYPGRLEVIEGDALKTDFAALVPQGPVKIIANLPYNVGTQLLVNWLLSAQWPPFWQSLTLMFQKEVGQRIVAQEDDDHYGRLGVLCGWRAEARMAFDIPPQAFTPPPKVTSTVVHLTPRENPIPCAVDKLEKVTQAAFGQRRKMLRQSLKPLGGEALLLKADIDPQRRAETLSVEEFCRLANCL
- the pdxA gene encoding 4-hydroxythreonine-4-phosphate dehydrogenase PdxA, with amino-acid sequence MPRRSSLPLALTQGDPAGIGPDITLAAWLRRGELDLPPFLFLGDAAVLAARASQLGLTVPLATADPANACNIFPDALPILPIEAGMDVIAGEPHVATAKGTIAAIETAVSLSMSGRTSAVVTNPIAKSVLYDAGFGFPGHTEFLADLATRATGKPVMPVMLLAGPKLRAIPVTIHISLKEVPETLTSDLIAETCRITDRDLRVRFGISKPRLAVAGLNPHAGENGALGKEDDEIVWPAIDRLRSEGIDAFGPLPADTMFHDDARRRYDVAICMYHDQALIPAKALGFDDSVNVTLGLPFVRTSPDHGTAFGIAGKGIAKEDSLVAALKLASEISSKTGNNP
- a CDS encoding peptidylprolyl isomerase, translating into MFSGKTPMRALLFGAAALVMASFAVPSGDVAFAASEVKVLVNSQVITSGDIARRVAFLKLQRQKGDLNKLAKEQLVDETLKRAEISRLRMSVSTTDVDAAFGRFASSNKMTPAQLSQILEKAGVGVDHFKSYIAVSMSWPRVVNARFGARSRMSNDDLVTRMTENKTKPVTTEYFLKQIVFVVPAAKRNAILNQRKAEAEASRSKFPGCDQAKVFAATMRDVSVQDLGRVLAPEVPEMWKPLLEKASGNTTTPIVTDRGVEYVAICSQRQVNDDVAAAAVFRAEDIGKDKATGVSANDKKYMDELRSKAQIVYR